One Mycolicibacterium sarraceniae genomic window carries:
- a CDS encoding acyl-CoA dehydrogenase family protein → MPACRGRRSRVDEKLADQTLRSAGEFSFTEEQQDLRAAVRKFCADNFDEATVRRLMESPTPFDTKVWNRLGAELGVLGLSVPEADGGVGGSLVDQAVAVEQFGTTLACGPLFGTVYLAIPALVASPDSAARDELLAQLVEGTRTAAFAVADKAGAFEPSSVTVTADNNTVSGTVQRVVDGAAADEILFAATGSDGLGLYAVDAKDTQRTPLMTLDLTRPQATITFVDSPARRLAGPEEAERVITHALQVGSALLAVEQVGAAQHLLDLSVEYAKSRLQFGRQIGSFQAIKHKLADMLVDLEHARSTAYHAVWALSDGSDDPALAVSIAQATASAALSHIAADTIQVHGGIGFTWEHQAHLYFKRSATDAALLGTAEQHRSRVADFVLDDASAEGGARVADGLPV, encoded by the coding sequence ATGCCGGCATGCCGTGGAAGGAGATCCCGCGTGGATGAGAAGCTTGCGGATCAGACCCTGAGAAGCGCTGGTGAATTCAGCTTCACCGAGGAGCAACAGGATCTGCGTGCAGCCGTGCGCAAGTTCTGTGCCGATAACTTCGACGAAGCCACCGTGCGCCGATTGATGGAATCGCCAACGCCGTTCGACACCAAGGTATGGAACCGGCTCGGTGCCGAGCTTGGTGTGCTCGGGCTGTCCGTGCCCGAGGCCGACGGCGGTGTCGGCGGCTCGCTCGTCGATCAGGCCGTCGCGGTGGAGCAATTCGGCACCACCCTGGCATGCGGCCCTCTGTTCGGCACCGTCTACCTGGCCATTCCCGCTCTGGTCGCCAGTCCCGACAGCGCGGCGCGTGACGAGCTGCTGGCCCAGCTGGTGGAGGGCACCCGTACCGCGGCGTTCGCCGTCGCCGACAAGGCCGGTGCGTTCGAGCCGTCTTCGGTCACCGTGACAGCAGATAACAACACGGTTTCCGGAACGGTCCAGCGAGTGGTCGATGGTGCCGCGGCTGATGAAATCCTGTTCGCAGCAACGGGTTCCGATGGTCTCGGTCTCTACGCGGTGGACGCCAAGGACACCCAGCGCACGCCACTGATGACCCTTGATCTGACCCGCCCGCAAGCCACGATCACCTTCGTTGACTCCCCCGCCCGGCGGCTGGCCGGGCCCGAGGAAGCCGAACGGGTGATCACCCACGCATTGCAAGTCGGCTCGGCACTGCTGGCTGTCGAACAGGTCGGTGCCGCACAGCATCTGCTGGATCTGTCCGTCGAGTACGCCAAGTCGCGGTTGCAGTTCGGGCGACAGATCGGCTCATTCCAGGCGATCAAGCACAAGCTGGCCGATATGCTCGTCGACCTCGAGCACGCCCGCTCCACCGCGTATCACGCGGTGTGGGCGCTGTCCGACGGCTCCGACGACCCGGCTCTGGCCGTCAGCATCGCTCAGGCCACGGCATCGGCGGCACTGAGCCACATCGCTGCGGACACCATTCAGGTGCACGGCGGTATCGGCTTCACCTGGGAACACCAGGCGCACTTGTATTTCAAGCGCTCTGCCACCGATGCCGCACTACTGGGCACCGCCGAACAACACCGGTCCCGGGTCGCCGATTTCGTCCTGGACGATGCCAGCGCCGAGGGCGGCGCACGGGTGGCCGACGGCTTGCCCGTTTGA